From the genome of Muricauda sp. SCSIO 64092, one region includes:
- a CDS encoding acetyl/propionyl/methylcrotonyl-CoA carboxylase subunit alpha, which produces MKKILVANRGEIAIRVMRTAKKMGIKTVAVFSEADRNAPHVRFADEAVCLGPPPSNQSYLLGDKIIEYAKKLEVDGIHPGYGFLSENADFAEAVEKNGLIFIGPKSHAIRVMGSKLAAKEAVKKYDIPMVPGIDEAITDVDKAQEIAKEIGFPVLIKASAGGGGKGMRIVDKEEDLESQMKRAISEATSAFGDGSVFIEKYVTSPRHIEIQVMADMHGNILHFFERECSIQRRHQKVVEEAPSSILTPELRNEMGIAATKVAEACDYVGAGTVEFLMDADHNFYFLEMNTRLQVEHPVSELISGVDLVELQIKVARGEVLPMKQEDLKINGHAMELRVYAEDPLNDFLPSVGKLERYQLPVGENIRVDNGFEEGMDIPIYYDPMLSKLITYGKTREESIALMIKAIEAYEVEGVQTTLPFGAFVMRHEAFRSGNFDTHFVKNYYAPEMIQEAKENEAKIAALVALQQYFEDQKQLKLPTN; this is translated from the coding sequence GCCGTTTGCCTAGGGCCGCCCCCTTCCAATCAATCCTATTTATTGGGGGACAAAATAATTGAATATGCCAAAAAACTGGAGGTAGACGGTATCCATCCCGGATATGGTTTTTTAAGTGAAAATGCAGACTTTGCCGAAGCCGTTGAAAAGAATGGGCTGATTTTCATTGGTCCAAAATCCCATGCCATTCGGGTGATGGGAAGTAAGCTTGCTGCCAAGGAAGCCGTTAAAAAATACGATATTCCCATGGTTCCGGGGATAGATGAAGCGATAACGGATGTTGACAAGGCACAGGAAATTGCCAAGGAAATAGGCTTTCCAGTATTGATCAAAGCTTCTGCCGGTGGGGGAGGAAAAGGAATGCGGATCGTGGACAAAGAAGAGGACCTGGAATCCCAAATGAAGCGGGCGATCAGTGAGGCCACTTCCGCTTTTGGGGATGGCTCCGTTTTTATTGAGAAATATGTGACCTCTCCCCGTCATATCGAAATTCAGGTAATGGCGGATATGCATGGCAACATCCTCCACTTTTTTGAACGGGAATGTAGTATACAGCGTCGACACCAAAAGGTAGTTGAAGAAGCCCCATCGTCCATTTTAACCCCGGAATTGCGAAATGAAATGGGAATTGCCGCCACAAAGGTGGCCGAAGCCTGTGATTATGTGGGTGCAGGTACGGTTGAATTTTTAATGGATGCCGACCACAATTTCTATTTCCTTGAAATGAATACGCGTCTACAAGTGGAACATCCGGTCTCCGAACTGATTTCCGGTGTGGATTTAGTGGAGCTACAGATAAAAGTGGCACGTGGCGAAGTATTGCCCATGAAACAGGAAGATTTAAAGATCAACGGCCACGCGATGGAGCTGCGGGTGTATGCCGAAGACCCTCTAAACGATTTCCTGCCAAGTGTAGGGAAATTGGAACGGTACCAGTTGCCGGTAGGTGAAAACATTCGAGTGGACAATGGTTTTGAAGAAGGTATGGATATTCCTATCTATTACGACCCCATGCTTTCCAAATTGATTACCTATGGAAAGACGCGCGAAGAATCCATTGCCTTAATGATCAAAGCCATTGAGGCCTATGAAGTGGAAGGGGTACAGACTACCCTGCCCTTTGGAGCATTTGTGATGAGACATGAGGCGTTCCGCTCCGGGAATTTTGACACTCATTTCGTAAAGAACTACTATGCTCCGGAAATGATTCAGGAAGCTAAGGAAAATGAGGCCAAGATTGCTGCCCTGGTAGCATTGCAACAATATTTTGAAGACCAAAAACAACTAAAATTACCCACAAATTAA